The nucleotide window GCGTGCGTGGGACCACTCTGCCTTCTGGAGCAGGGACTTCATCTCAGCAGGTGCTCTTGTGAACAAAAACTGAATGACGATGCTGAAAGGAATGATGTCCCCGAGTGTAGGACTATTGGCCACATTTTCACTTGTCTGGAAGAGCAGTGGTCTGAATGACCTCAGCATTCGATAGGACTTTCCTAAGTTGGACACAGCTAATGTGAGGTTTGCATCAACAGCAGCTACATTTAGTTCACTTGCTATAGTTTTAATGATACCATCAAGTTCATCAGAGGAAGGAGGATTTAGACCACCAGGGGGAAACACCAAGTTGATAGGATCGAAGAGCCGGGATAAGGATTTTGACAGGTAAGCAgcctcagggctgcagtgagtcTTTCAAAGCCCTTTCTGGATCATAATCTGGCTTTTTTGGTATGAATATATCTTGTGTATCATCTTCCATGTGCTGTAGGTCAACAAAGAGGTCTGTAGTTCCACTTGCATTAAAATTCCCTTGGATATTTTGACTGTATTGTTGAAGACGCTTCCAGAAGTCATTATAGAGACGCAATAATTTAGGGTATTCTCCTTCACATGCCTGTTTCAAAAACGCAGAAGTGTTTATTGTCCCATGAAATTGAGAAGGAAGTGCCTCAGTAACTGAATTCCAAAACTTGTAGAAAATTTCAGGTTGTCCATCCTTAAGTATTTCTTCAATGAAACAAATAtgagaaacagggtctctcttttTGGCTAATACTTTTTGTAGATGTTGTACCTGTCCACAAACAGAGCAAATAAGATCCATAAGTTTCTCCATATTGGTCCAGAGGGAAGCACGAAATGCTGTAGTATTTCCTGGGGTTGGCATGGTAGATCGTCCAGGACCCCCTCTCACAGCTGACTGGGAAGGCTGAGTCAAAACTTTGATGTCTAACGCATTCTTGATATTTTCCTCTAAAGTAACACGATATCCATCCACAACACTGATAATAGTATCCTTCAAAATTCCAAGATTATGGAAAACCTGAAGAGCTGTTCCGACTTGAGTAGGATTCTGAATCTCCACACTTTGCTCCAGTAGGCGCTTAGCTTGATTTTCCACTTCAAGTCGAGCTCTTGCAATAAAAAGCAGATCATTTTCTATTACTTCTATTCCAGAAAGATCTATTCCTTGAGAAAGATAATCAAGTTCATTGAGACTCTGAGAAGCTTTTGTTATCTCTCTACTTCCTCCTTGTAGTTGTCCTTGGAGTCTCTTACAGAGATACAAAATGCGAATAATTCTCCGAAGCAAATCACAGGCAACCTGAAGTCTTGCTAGTTGTGCAGTACAGGCTACTATTTTATTGTATGGCTCAACAATTTTTGCTTTCATCCTATCAACAGCTCCCTGTAAAGCGCCAATTCTTGTCTGCATGATCTGAAAAACACCTTACAAAGACTCAATACCAGTTGCTTGTGCCAGTAAATCTTCATGTCTTGCAACAACCTGTAGGTGTAGTTCTTTATCCAACTGACTGATTCCTTGGGCAAGTTTTCCTAGTTGTTCAGCAATTACAGCTTGGTGAATAGATGGAGAAGTAtaagaggggtctagggaaccatggtggattcccagctgatgaatcaaaggatttttaaaggaacaggctgaaaagtgcggatccagtttcagtctaagactgaaacaggataagaacttttcacctgccacacacatatccacttcccctgtaagggcataataaatacaaactgccagactgacagagcgcctgtcccccaacccaccccgaccccacacaaaaacgtcccctcctgTGACtctccttatgctaactgccaaaagttgctctgccttttaatataaggtggaaaggatggtgcaaagataattaaaagactggattcttgtcagactcccgtaccaagtattggcaacaccaagccagatagccctcagtataggtttgtctgtggcagccatctagggtttaaggaagcccagatgaactttatcaaaattatggaaaaagtgctggaaaagctggcaaataatttccatggtagtggttatttaaaatgctcagcggcatacttcttttaactagccagttaactgggcccatgcttagtggggtgtagagaaccatggtggattcccacatgatgaagcaaaggattcttaaaggaacaagatgaaaagtgcggatcctgtttcagtctctgaaacaggatccgcactgtttacctgccacacacatgcccacttcccctctctggaaatagtaaaaacaaaccacagatctgacagagggcttgccccacccgCCCCCTACACCCCACATAAAAACGttccctccagcgactccttgttattctaactgccgaatggtgctctggcttttaaaatagtggagaaaggatggtggaatgatgcataaaagaatgcattcttgacagtctccagtaccaagtattggccacaccaagtgagctaggcctcagcacagtTTTTACCATgacagccatctcgagattaaggaggaagagatgaaccttaatacatttatggtgaaaggtgctgcaaaaccttgcaaataattctcaacgtagtggtatttcaaaagctctgtggaatacttcttggaaccaggcagttttctgggcccacgcatagaggggtctagagaaccatggcggattcccagctgatgaagcaaaggactcttaatggaacggggtgaaaagtgcggatgctgtttctgtctaacactgaaacaggatccgcactttcacctgccacacacatgcccacttctcctctcaagggataataaaaacaaaccagagaactgacagagggccttcccttcccccacaaggaccccacaaaaaaaaaaacgtccccttcagctactaattattatgccaacttgcaaaatttctctgcatttttaaataatggaaaaaggatgttggaatgatacttagaagaatggcttcttgtcagtctccactaacaaaaataggcaccaccaagtcagctacgcctcagcatagttatgactgtggcagccatcttgggttcaaggaggcacatacaaacgttatcagaattatggtgaaaggtgctgaaaaactggcaaagaattctcaacgtactggttaattcaaaagctctctggcatacttcttggaacaagccaattacctttgcccacgcaaagaggggtctagagaaccatggtggattcccaggtgatgaatcaaaggattctaaaaggaacaggctgaaaagtacggatgctgtttcagtctaagactgtaaCAGGATCCGctctttttgcctgcaacacacaggctcacttctcctctctagggataacaaaaacaacctatTGGATTGACCGATGgcctgctcccacccccaccaccccacacaaaaacgtcccctccagcgactgatcctgatgctatctggcgaaaggtcctctgccttttaaaataatggagataggatgatggaattatacctaaaagactggcttattgccagactcccataccaagtattggcaacagcaagtgacctaggcctcagcacacgtttgtccgtggcagccatcttgggtttaaggaggcaaatatcaaccttatcaaaattatggtgaaaagtgctgaaaagctgtcaaataattctcatggtagtggttatttcaaaacctCTGCAGCATAATTGTTTGAACtggccagttaactgggcccacgcatagagcggtacagagacccatggtggattaccagctgatgaagcaaaggattcttaaaggaatggggtgaaaagtgAGGGTCCTCTTTCAGTgtaagactgaaacgggatctgcacttttcacctgccacacacatgcccacttgtcctctctggggaaaataaaaacaaacgagcgaactgccagagggcctgcacccccacccacaccgaaacaacaacaaaaaaagtcccctccagctactaattattatgctaacttgcaaaagtttccctgcattttaaaataaaggagaaaggatgatggaatgatacttaaaagaatggcctccttccaggctccagtatcaagtgtcgtgaaatccaagtgagctaggcctcagcatagttttctacgtggcagccatcttgtgtttaaggaggcacacacgacccttgtcacaattatggtgatatgtgctgaaaatactggcaaataattctacacgtagtgtttatttccaGAGCTCTGctgcatacatcttggtactggcaagatacctgggcccatgcatagaggggtctatggaaccatggtggattcccagctgatgattcaaaggatttttaaaggaacaggctcaaaagtgcggatcgtgtttcagtctaagactgaaacaggttccgcacttttcacctgccacacacatatccacttcccttgTCTGGGCATAGtaaatacaaaccgccggactgacagagggcctgtcccccacccaccccgaccccacacaaaaacgtacCCTctagtgactcatccttatgctaagtgcCGAAAGTTGctttgccttttaatataagggagaaaggatggtgcaatgataattaaaagactggattcttgtcagactcccgtacccagtattggcaacaccaagcgaggtagccctcagtataggtttgtccgtggcagccatctagggtttaaggaagcacagatgaacgttatcaaaattatggtaaatgtgctggaaaagctggcaaataattaacatggtagtggttatttcaaaagctctgcggcatacttctttcaACTAGCTAGTTAAcagggcccacgcatagtggagtgtggagaaccatggtggattcctagctgatgaagcaaaggattcttaaaggaatgggatgaaaagtggggatcctgtttcagtctctgaaacaggatcagcacttttcacctgccacacacatgctcacttctcctctctgaggataataaaaataaaccacagaTCTGAGAGAGGGctggccccaccagccccccagacccctaataaaaaattcccctccagcgactccttgttattctaactcccgaaaggtgctctggcttttaaaatagtggagaaaggatggtggaatgatacttaaaaaaatgtattcttcccAGTCTCCAGTGCAAACCATCGACCACAcgaagtgagctaggcctcagcatagttttgtccatggcagcgatctcgagattaaggaggaagaggcgaacattatgacaattatggtgaaaggtgctgcaaaaactggcaaataattctcaacgtagtggttatttcaaaagctctgtggaatacttcttggaaccaggcagttttctgggcccacgcatagtggggtctagaataccatggtggattcccagcttatgaagcaaagtattcttaatggaacggggtgggggggaagtgcggatcctgtttctgtctaagactgaaagaggtTCCGCACTTTTTGCGTGtaaaacacatgccctcttctcgtctctagggataacaaaaacaacccgtCAGATTGACTGATGGCCTGACCACGGCCCCCACCACTCCACACAAAAAAAttccctccagcgactcatccttatgctatctggcgaaaagTCCTCTGCCttctaaaataatggagataggatggtggaattatacctaaaagactggcttattgccagactcccataccaagtattcgtaACAGCAAGTGACATAGGCCTCAGCATAGCTTTGtccgtggaagccatcttgggtttaaggagggacagatgaaccttatcacaattatggtgaaaggtgctgctaTAGCTGTCAAacaattctcatggtagtggttatttcaaaagatctacGGCATAATTGTTtcaactagccagttaactgggcccacgcatagatcactctagagacccatggtggattctcagctgatgaatcaaaggattcttaaaggaacggggtgaaaagtgcaggtcctgtttcaatctaagacagaaacgggatccgcacttttcacctgtcacacacatgcccacttctcctctctggggaaaataatcacaAAGCAGCGACAGACAGAGGGCcagtgccccccacccacaccaaccccacaaaaataaaagagtcccctccagcttctaattattatgctaacttgcaaaattttccctgcattttaaaataatggagaaaagatggtggaatgctacttaaaagaatggcctacttccaggctccagtaacaagtgtcgtgaaatccaggtaagctaggcctcagcatggttttctCCCTGGCCGCCATCAtatgtttaaggaggcacagacgaaccttatcacaattttggtgatatgtgctacaaaaactggcaaataattctacacgtagtgtttatttgaaaagctctgtggcatacatcttggtactggccagttacctgggcctatGTCTtaaggggtctagggaaccatgctggattcccagctgatgaagcaaagtattcttaaaggaacaggatgaaaagtgcggatcctgtttcagttactgaaacaggatccgcacttttcacctgccacacacatgtgcACTTGTCCTCTctaggaataataaaaacaaaccacagaactgacagagggcttgacccccagccccccagaccccacataataacttcccctccagcgactccttgttattctcaCTGCCAAATGGTGCTCTGGCTtgtaaaatagtggagaaaggatggtggaatgattcttcaaagaatgtattcttgccagtctccagtaccaagtatcggccacaccaagtgagctgagCCTCAGCATATTTCTGTCCGTGGCAGTCATCTCGAGATAAAGGGGGAAGACACGAacattatgacaattatggtgaaaggtgctgctaaaactggcaaataattctctacttagtggttatttgaaaaggtCTGTGGAATACGTCTtagaaccaggcagttttctgggcccacgcatagaggggtctagagaaccatggtggattcccagctgatgaagcaaaggattctcaatggaacggggtgaaaagtgcggatcttgtttctgtctaagactgaaacaggatccgcacttttcacctgccacacacatgtccacttctcctctctggggataataaaaagaaaccagcgaactcacagagggcatgccacccccacccacactgaccccacaaaaaaaaaagtcccctccagctactaattattatgctaacttgcaaaatttccctggatttttaaataatggagaaaggatggtggaatgatacttagaagaatggcttcttgtcagtctccactaacaaaaataggccacaccaag belongs to Eulemur rufifrons isolate Redbay chromosome 30, OSU_ERuf_1, whole genome shotgun sequence and includes:
- the LOC138378395 gene encoding LOW QUALITY PROTEIN: conserved oligomeric Golgi complex subunit 5-like (The sequence of the model RefSeq protein was modified relative to this genomic sequence to represent the inferred CDS: inserted 2 bases in 1 codon; substituted 1 base at 1 genomic stop codon), which codes for MAVMLGIHHGSLDPSYTSPSIHQAVIAEQLGKLAQGISQLDKELHLQVVARHEDLLAQATGIESLXGVFQIMQTRIGALQGAVDRMKAKIVEPYNKIVACTAQLARLQVACDLLRRIIRILYLCKRLQGQLQGGSREITKASQSLNELDYLSQGIDLSGIEVIENDLLFIARARLEVENQAKRLLEQSVEIQNPTQVGTALQVFHNLGILKDTIISVVDGYRVTLEENIKNALDIKVLTQPSQSAVRGGPGRSTMPTPGNTTAFRASLWTNMEKLMDLICSVCGQVQHLQKVLAKKRDPVSHICFIEEILKDGQPEIFYKFWNSVTEALPSQFHGTINTSAFLKQACEGEYPKLLRLYNDFWKRLQQYSQNIQGNFNASGTTDLFVDLQHMEDDTQDIFIPKKPDYDPERALKDSLQPXEAAYLSKSLSRLFDPINLVFPPGGLNPPSSDELDGIIKTIASELNVAAVDANLTLAVSNLGKSYRMLRSFRPLLFQTSENVANSPTLGDIIPFSIVIQFLFTRAPAEMKSLLQKAEWSHARFSQWLDDHPSEKDRLLLIRGDLEAYVQTHFYFK